The segment ATAAGCGTTCACAGGTTCAGGGTTCACCGTTCAGAGCTGCTTTTCTTTTGTTTACCTTCACTGACCCGCGCCTTCAGCCTTCAAGCCCTTGCGAGAAGTAGAGATAGCAGGGCCATTCTTATTGCCACCCCATTTGTCACCTGATCCAGAATTACGGAGTATGGCCCGTCTGCCACCTCCGGCGTCATCTCTACCCCACGATTGATAGGTCCGGGATGCATGATCAAGGCCCCGGATTTGGCCAACTTGACCTTGCCAGGGCTGAGACCGAAGAACATTGCATACTCTCTTACAGAAGGAACAAAACTCTTTCCCTGACGTTCTTTTTGAATCCTCAGAACTATTATTACATCCGCATCTTTTAATGCCTCTTCCATATTCAGGAACACTTTTGCCCCGAGGACTTCGGATTGACGCGAAGGAAGCATGGTCGCAGGCCCTGACACAACCACCTCGGCACCCATCTTTGTGAAGGCCAGTATGTCTGAGTGTGCTACCCTGCTGTGAAGGATATCTCCCAGTATGGCAATCTTTAGATTTTCAATACGGCCCAGGTGCTCCCTCACTGTAAAGACGTCCAACAGGGCCTGGGAAGGATGCTCGTTTATACC is part of the Deltaproteobacteria bacterium genome and harbors:
- a CDS encoding aspartate carbamoyltransferase, translating into MNRLTAQHILGISTLSPDEIRFILDTAESLKDILKRPIKKVPPLRGKTVVHLFFEPSTRTRLSFELAAKRLSADTVSISSKASSVVKGETLIDTARNIEAMRPDVIVMRHPCSGTPHLLTKYVDSAVINAGDGINEHPSQALLDVFTVREHLGRIENLKIAILGDILHSRVAHSDILAFTKMGAEVVVSGPATMLPSRQSEVLGAKVFLNMEEALKDADVIIVLRIQKERQGKSFVPSVREYAMFFGLSPGKVKLAKSGALIMHPGPINRGVEMTPEVADGPYSVILDQVTNGVAIRMALLSLLLARA